The nucleotide sequence ttcttttttttccttttttcgaagttaaaaaaaaaaagcgaGAAACGACATGTTGGTCACGTGCCGTGctaaagatatatatagagtaggtagtttttttttttttttttttggaagaacaagaagaagtaaaaagTTATCATACTACATACATGCACGCTTTTGTGGTTGAACGCCAGTCACTGTCAGACATAACGCGTAGACAATAAAGGAAGTGAAAGTAATTGCTTTCTGTATAATCCACATCTAGTCATTGACCAATCGTCAAAGTATAACAGgtattatcatcattacaTAGCACAGTACACAGTTTATTTGTCTTTTGTCATTTGTCACAATTGCTCTTCTCGAAGGGCCCCTCGCTTTGACAACGTAGCGACAAATTGTTCTTTCTATCACAACTTTCCTTTCGTCTGTCTAcctgtctgtctgtcttTTGTTACGCTCCCCCCCTTGCTTCCTATTTCGTTAGCTAGgcttatttcttttcagtTCTCAAGGGTATTAGGTATACGCTCTCTGTGCTAGTGCTGATTTTTctctattcttttttttttttttttttcgattttttggttttttccTCTCTGTCTCTTTTCCTTACCTGGcagaaaaaagaattttgAACAAAGCTTTAAGCATAACAAAACTTCTTGGGTTTTGGCTAGATCAAAGAATTAGAGGAGATTCCCATCTGCCAGAATAAAGGAGAAAACACGTCTGTAATTCGAGCAATGAGCGAGTCTTTGAAACCGCTAGTGGATAGGATTGTTTCGCAGCCCTTACAGTTCAAGAAAGCCACCAAGGAAGACTCATCCAACGTTATGGCAGAAGGTTCTTCGTATATAATGATCTCATCGGGTGCTCAGAAAGCGCAGCAGGAACTCGACGATGAGCACAAGTCGATGGTGTCAGGTACGGCCAACGATGCCAGCAAGGCTAGTACCTCAGCTGGTAGCCAGACCAAGGCTCGCAAGGAGGCATCAAAGCCAGCTTCCTTTGCTGAAGCTTTAAAAATGTACacttccaagaaatcagCGATGACATCCACGTCGACTGCCAAGCAAGTTGGCTTGGCTAGCACGTCGTCAGCATCATCCGCTGGCAAGTCGATGACGTTAGGCGATGAACTGCTTCTCAGCGATGATGAATATCGTGGATCTTCTACGGATGATGAAGAGCATCCTATGTCACTTTTAGATAGTCATGCGACGCCAGATTCCAATGATGCTGCCTCCCATTCATCAACTTACAGTCCTGGAGATGCTTCAAGTGACTCGTCTTCAGAAGACGCTTCTGCTTCTAATTCTGCTTCTAACTCCGCTACTGCATCTGCGTCTGTCTCTGCGTCTGTCTCTTCCACATCGTCGTcagatgaggatgaggatgaagtTTTCCACGAAGCAAGCGAATTCATTCAAACCCCATTACAAGACACCAGCATACTTCAAAATGCATCGGTTCATCAAGATGgagatgaagatgatagCGACGATGGCTCTTTCCATGGGAATTCTGACTCTTCTACCCAAAACAGCAGCGACGAGGGCGAAGGTAACCTAAGTATATCAGAAGATGAGAAAGAAGCTCTAAAACTTGAAAGTTTAGAACACCAGGGGAGCTCATGTAACAACAAGCTTCCAAGTGAAAAGGCTGAGGAACAAGAggaggatgaagatgacgatgaagaagaagaagaagaattgaagcaCAAGTCTCCGATGCCTCCATCGCCAACTCCTCCAACCACTTTAATGGACAAGTCAAGCTTCTACCAATTCAATGAAAATGCAAATGACCATGGTTGCAACAAGCCGCAGCGCATAATCAAGAACTGGGGGCCTAAACTCACTCAGCTAAAACCACGGGGTTTGTTAAACCACGGGGTCACGTGCTATACAAATGCTGCAGTTCAGACTATGGTCCATATTCCTGCCATCCAACACTACTTATTCCAGTTACTTCGTGGAGACTACAAGAATACTGTTAAAGCAGGCTCTGTGTCACACGTCTTGGCAGAAACTACAATGAAAATGTGGGCGCCAGAAGCAACGAAGAATACATACATCAATCCAGACAAGTTAATTAATTCCTTAGAGGATATTAACTGTATGATGAGTGTATGGAATCAAGAGGATTCGCACGAATATTTCATGTCCTTAATGTCCAGACTTCAAGAAGATTCTGTTCCTAAAGGACACAAAATGACTGAATCTATCATATATGATGTGTTCGGTGGTCTATTGCAACAGTCAGTCAAATGTAGTAACTGTGGGGAGGtatcaacaacagaacAACCTATATATGATCTTTCCCTCCATTTGAAAGGCAGGAAAACTAACGGAGAGGACAATACTGGTTTAAACCAAAATAACTCTCAGGATAACTCCAACGATCAACAACAGTCATCCAAGAGAAGATTCTCTATCGAAAAATCTATTCGTGACTTTTTCAATCCAGAATTAATTAAAAGAGTGGATAACAAAGAGGGTTACACCTGTGAAAAGTGCAAGATGGTCACAAACGCTCTAAAGTCTAACAAAATAATACGTGCTCCAGAAACCCTTGTGGtgcatttgaagaagttcagaTTCAATGGTACTTCgtcttcaaaaatgaagCAAGCTGTATCCTATCCGATGTTCTTAGATCTCACAGAATATTGTCATGAATCTATAAGCTCATTGCCAGTTAGATATCAACTAATTAGTGTGGTTGTTCATGAAGGTAGGTCATTGTCTAGTGGTCACTATATTGCTCATTGTAAGCAGCCAGATGGATCTTGGGCTACCTACGATGACGAGtacatcaacaaaataaCTGAAAAACAGCTTCTCAAAGAACCCAATGCATACTATTTGGTGTACACAAGACTAACGCCGAAATCTATACAACTTTCAAACATAACGAGTTCCAAGAAATCAGTTGATTTCGATACACCTAGATTACACAAGGAATCTTCTTCGAATCAAGGTTCTAAACGGAAGAATAAGaatcaaaggaaaaacaagaacaagaacaaaagtaaaaagagaagaatatcTCAATAGTCctctcctcttcttttctattttctGCGGATCTACGCATTTTCTGGTaacatacatacatatacatatatacatttacATTTACATatttatgtatatatgtacatttTCCCTGCATGTCATATACACTAGCATAGTAAGTATATGTGTACATTCCTTCATACATTTCTCTAATTATAGTATAGAAGCATTTTCCcaacctttttttcataCTTAATCTATATACACGGAATTAGGATTAGGTTCAATGATgttacatatatatcattGTGATGATCTAATTTGGATCTTTCGGGTAAGTTATGGGACAACCTTGATACCCATGCTCTTTGCGACACCGATTACAGACTTCACAATTCCCTCAAGTTCCAAACTCTCATGTCTTCCATCAgacttcttgatctttgCTATCTCATAGATGTGCTTCAAAGATAGTTCTGCACACACTCCATCAGGACTCTTGATATTTGGTTGACCTTGCGCCTTCTCTAATCCGGCAGCCTTCAATAAGAGGTAACCCGTAGGTGGGCTTTTCATCTCAAATGCAAAACTTCTATCTGGCTTAATCGTAATAAGTACAGGAATAGGTACACCTGGCTGGTAATTCGCTGTTCTGGCGTTGAATTCTTTGCAAAAGTCGATAGCTTTGATACCTTTGGACCCTAATGCTGGACCAACTGGTGGAGATGGAGCTGCTTGACCGGCCCCGACGATTAGTTTGACTATCAAATTTTTGGCCACCTTGGACATTTTGGCTTCAGTGGTTTTCTATGTGCTGAAATCCATCAATCTTTGTATTGTAAGTCACAATCTTCTTTAACGTCTTGTAAACTTGAAAGCTCATTGAATTTCTCTTCTAAATTTCATGTCAAATTTCAATTTCGAAGATATTTCACCACATAtcgaaagaagaaaaaaacactaCGAGTAATAGAAAATTACCCGCACAATTTGTAATTGATGAGATAATTGATGGATCGACTCCGCATGGATAAACGACTAAAAGTACTCATCTTATTCAAGAATATGAGATCCAAATCAGTTATGATTATGAAATCTAGTCCTTCTCATAACTGGGAAACCGGTTCTACCTTTTTATCGACGTATTTTTACACGCGAACAAAttttaaatataatatctATATAAACATTTGGGGGCCATAAATACTAGAGAAGACTCTTTAAAACAGCGACAGGAAAAAATCTAGAGAGCATAATATATTGTGCTTCGATTTTGGTTCattttcccttcttcttcttctcaagGCCAGCAATATGCGCTTCACTTTGGTCCACTTGTGTATGCTTGTGATCTAATCCAGGCACAACTGTTGAGTGTCCATGTTCATCAACTTCTACTGTACACATGTCAATTGATTGGACCCATGGGTCATTTAGAACTTCCTCGATGTTTGCACGGCATGCAGGTGCCAAGTCCACCATTCTCCCAATGATGTGTTGGCATTCCTCAGGTAAGGAGTGTAGTAATCTCTGAGGGCCGATATTTGTGTTGTTGGGATCAGATGGATTGTTTGATTTGGGAGCTGGTTCGTCAGCAGTACCAGATTGAATGACATTATCGTAGCTTGGTGGCTTGGGTGTTCTTGTTACTAGGGTACTCAAAGAGTCACAATCTCTACCAGAACAGAATAATTTGAATGAGTTGTCCCTTAACTTTGGAATTTTCCATGggaatttcttcaataccATACATGCAAACAGGATTGCCACAGACCAGATATCCACTGGTCTTGGGTCATATTTAGTGAAAATGCACACTTCTGGGGCTAAATATGGGTCACTACCAACAATACCACTAGATTCGACCAATGTCTTTGAATGAGGGTAAGAGAAAACTACGGCAGCACCAAAATCGATTAATTTAACAATTCCTTGGCTGTTGATAACACAGTTATCTAACTTCATGTCACGATGTGCTAACCCAATGCtatgaagatattcaatACCTGTAAGGATTTGTTTGAAACAACAACATATTTCCTCGTAAGACATTTTGTTGCTCATAACAATGGCGAAAAGATCGTAGTCACAATATTCCATAACCTGGAAAATTCTATTGTTCTCATAAACAATTTCGATCGTAGCAATAATATTAGGATGACGTAAAGTGGTACCGATACAGTACTCGGAGGTTATTTTCTTCACGTAATCCCGTTTCGATTCGTGGTCGAATTTGGCTCTAAATTCTTTAACAGCAAATACTTGACCATCGCTGACCCGTTTCATTAACCTAACAGAaccaccagcaccagcacctAGATTCTCTCCTGTCTTTGAGTAACGTTTGCTGAAAGGAAGGGTTGGAACCTGAGAGGCTGCATAAACGATATCATTAGATCCCAATGAGCCAGGAGCAAACCCAACACTGCTACCACTTATATTCGACATGTTAGCGCTGATAGGTGGAGATTCGCTGTATGATGAAGTAGCATTTCCAGCGCCATGCTTCTTAAAGAATCTCTTTAAGTCGGCCACTGAACTATGGCGAGATTTGGGGGTGTACTGAGCTTGAGGAACACCATCATGGAAAGACTGCGGAGATCCTATGCCATGATCAGTGAACGATGATGAAGGCTGTCTTGAAGAGTTGTAAATGGACGAAGCCCTAGCTCTGATTGGTTTCGGGATTGCCGAACTATTGTTTCCAACTAATGGCGACGAAGGATTGTGAGATCCGCTATAGCTGCTGCTATAgttggctgctgctgcgttgctgttgttggaGTTGTTTGGATGGATATTATGGTTAGGTTGAGAGACGCCAGCGCCGTACGAGGAGGCCACTAAAGTTGGACTATTGTCCTTAttcttggagaagaaaaagttgCCTAACTGCGAAGATATGGAGTTTGATCTTGACACTGATTTATGAGCTTCATGATTCATTgctgttttttcttttagctTTTGCTTTGTAATTACGAAACGAGGCTCGACGGAGTCGACTTTTGGGGAAGAAATAACGTTAGAATCGATAGCAGATATGTTGCTTGGTAACGAGCCATGTTTGTCTAACCACGAGGATGAGGCTGATGATTCCGCACTATTAGTTGTGGCTGAGTCATGAGCTGGGTTCGAGTTTGGTGCAGAGTACGGTATACTTGAAGAGAGTGATGGAAGGGTATTCTGTCTCCCAATACTAGTTCCAAACTTACTTGGGGTTCTACCAGTAATGGTGTTGTTATTACCTTCCTGCGGTAGCTTTCCATTTGAAATCATAATGGAACCCGAGAGGGTCTTGTTGGATAAAGAGGATCCATACATGGTTGCGGTATGTGCCGAATTAGCGTTTATAAACGAGTGAGAAAATTCGTATGAACTTTCCAGGGAACCATCATCATTCGAGTCTACTTGTCTCACAGTGGTTCCACTACCCGTTCCGTGACTCTGGGCCACATGGTTGATTTCTACTGGCGTAGATACAACGGTACCATTAGGATTGACATTTAAGGGGGATCCAGCAGTAGCCTGTTTCTCTTGGGCATTGGCATTCCTAGATTCAGCTAGCGACTCCTTCAAGGAGCTTGTCAAGGCTGATTTCGAAGAGGAAGCAGAAGTAGGCTCCTGgttccttttttcttgtagCAGTTTGGTCAAAGAAGACATCTTTTCTGTACTACTCTAAAACTTTGTCGAAAGCGTTGGGTGTTCTCAAATCAGCGAGCTAAATTGTTCTATGGTTTAGAATGAAAAGAGCTGGAGCGTGTCCTATATGTGCAGGTGAGTGGGGTGTATTTTACAATATGGTGGTTTAAGTTACTCAAAGTCACTTCAATATTAATAacgataataataacaataatgataataaaacaaaacgCTGAAagaaggggaaaaaaaatcaaggACTCCTAGTCAAATCAGTGCAATCGGATCTTGCAACTCCTGATATAATAAGGATAAAATACAGTAAAATGTCTATGCTTTCTAGGATGAGCAGCTAGCTATCTTTAatgtctctttcttttgtccTGAACAAGTTGTACCTTGATTATCTcaatttctctttttcttccaattttctttcttataTTGAGTAATATTCAAAGAGATCAAAATGAAATCGAAATCGacaatgaaaaaattaTGAGGtggaagaaacagaaaacacTCCTAGAGAATATTGTAAACGAATGCAGGCAGGttggtattttttattgtatgTAGAACCAAGTACTTACGTATGCTtatctatatatttatagCTGCCCTATCATTAAGGGTTTTTGGGTTCCTCCTTTTTAGATTTTGATTGTCTATTTCATTGGTATATAAGGGAAAGGAACCTCCTAGCTTGGCAGTAAATCCACTCACAGATTGGCGCTCGTCGAAATATGTGTACGCAATATACAGACAGACACTACCAATATGTTGGCACTAGCAgaacaataaataaataaaaaaataaaaaaaaaaccactAAAATGAAGTCATTGATAGTGGAAATCCCTTACTTTCATAATTTTCCTTCGAGCCTGGAAGTTAGTTAGTCGTCTGGTAACCTTGTGGCCGTATCTCTGTGCGCTTTGGCGTCATTATCTCCGTACCTGATgacaagagaaaaaaaagagggtTTTTGGCAGTATAAAAGGGAGTCAATCAGTCACTCAGATCTacccgtacaccacatGTGGCGCCCTACAGGCATGAGGTTCAAAAATGCGCCGTAACCGCGCCGGAAAAATGCGCCCAAGATTAGCCCCCTCCTCTTCCGCCCGAAACCCGGGCGGGGGAAAAAGCTCTTGTAACAACGCCGCCATCACGTGACAGGTTTCCGGCGACAGGATTTGTAtatgttatatatatatatatatatattcctacactttttttttcttcagtCTTGTCCTGTAATTGCTGCGCTTGGCTTGGCTTAAGTGGTAATTTATACAACGCAGTATAGCGCAGCGCACACGGTTTTGTCTTCTTAGTTTATTAAATACATGTACATATGGATAGTTGTCTATTTGATGAGTCTTGCTCTGTCCGGATGGATGCCAGGAGGAACAGACGAGGATTTAGTAGAGTCGCTTGCAGGCGTCTTGGCCTGTTGAGCTGCATCAGCACCAGTTTTCTTGCTCCTGCTATCGCTGATCAACTTTGTCATACGTTGCGAACGCTCTTGGTCTAGCTTTTCGTTCTTGGATCTTAGTTTTTCAAGACGTGTAGCACTGTTACCACCGCCTCCAACCGTAAGTTCGACGTTGATCTTACGGTCAGCAAGCGTGGTCTTGTGTTGAAGTAGAGCCACGtccattcttctttggataTTTTCATGGTCCTTATCACCGTCGAACTCTAGGAACGCAATGCCCTTATCTGGTCTCATTCTGATGTGGTCTGGACTGCTGGCCTTGAAGTGGGCTTGTAGTTGCGATGCGGTTGTTCCGTGAGGTAAGTTTCCTACAAACACAATGAATCTGTTTCCCTTCTTCGTTTTTCCACCTTTACCCCTTCTagtctttctcttcttcttgggaGCAGCTTCAGCCTCGGCTTTCTTCtgctcttcctcttctctttgcctcttcttgtcctctttatcttgttctctttcgTCTTTGCTCTTCTTGAACTGTTGA is from Kluyveromyces marxianus DMKU3-1042 DNA, complete genome, chromosome 2 and encodes:
- the UBP10 gene encoding ubiquitin-specific protease UBP10, whose translation is MSESLKPLVDRIVSQPLQFKKATKEDSSNVMAEGSSYIMISSGAQKAQQELDDEHKSMVSGTANDASKASTSAGSQTKARKEASKPASFAEALKMYTSKKSAMTSTSTAKQVGLASTSSASSAGKSMTLGDELLLSDDEYRGSSTDDEEHPMSLLDSHATPDSNDAASHSSTYSPGDASSDSSSEDASASNSASNSATASASVSASVSSTSSSDEDEDEVFHEASEFIQTPLQDTSILQNASVHQDGDEDDSDDGSFHGNSDSSTQNSSDEGEGNLSISEDEKEALKLESLEHQGSSCNNKLPSEKAEEQEEDEDDDEEEEEELKHKSPMPPSPTPPTTLMDKSSFYQFNENANDHGCNKPQRIIKNWGPKLTQLKPRGLLNHGVTCYTNAAVQTMVHIPAIQHYLFQLLRGDYKNTVKAGSVSHVLAETTMKMWAPEATKNTYINPDKLINSLEDINCMMSVWNQEDSHEYFMSLMSRLQEDSVPKGHKMTESIIYDVFGGLLQQSVKCSNCGEVSTTEQPIYDLSLHLKGRKTNGEDNTGLNQNNSQDNSNDQQQSSKRRFSIEKSIRDFFNPELIKRVDNKEGYTCEKCKMVTNALKSNKIIRAPETLVVHLKKFRFNGTSSSKMKQAVSYPMFLDLTEYCHESISSLPVRYQLISVVVHEGRSLSSGHYIAHCKQPDGSWATYDDEYINKITEKQLLKEPNAYYLVYTRLTPKSIQLSNITSSKKSVDFDTPRLHKESSSNQGSKRKNKNQRKNKNKNKSKKRRISQ
- the MRPL19 gene encoding mitochondrial 54S ribosomal protein uL11m produces the protein MSKVAKNLIVKLIVGAGQAAPSPPVGPALGSKGIKAIDFCKEFNARTANYQPGVPIPVLITIKPDRSFAFEMKSPPTGYLLLKAAGLEKAQGQPNIKSPDGVCAELSLKHIYEIAKIKKSDGRHESLELEGIVKSVIGVAKSMGIKVVP
- the NPR1 gene encoding serine/threonine protein kinase NPR1, yielding MSSLTKLLQEKRNQEPTSASSSKSALTSSLKESLAESRNANAQEKQATAGSPLNVNPNGTVVSTPVEINHVAQSHGTGSGTTVRQVDSNDDGSLESSYEFSHSFINANSAHTATMYGSSLSNKTLSGSIMISNGKLPQEGNNNTITGRTPSKFGTSIGRQNTLPSLSSSIPYSAPNSNPAHDSATTNSAESSASSSWLDKHGSLPSNISAIDSNVISSPKVDSVEPRFVITKQKLKEKTAMNHEAHKSVSRSNSISSQLGNFFFSKNKDNSPTLVASSYGAGVSQPNHNIHPNNSNNSNAAAANYSSSYSGSHNPSSPLVGNNSSAIPKPIRARASSIYNSSRQPSSSFTDHGIGSPQSFHDGVPQAQYTPKSRHSSVADLKRFFKKHGAGNATSSYSESPPISANMSNISGSSVGFAPGSLGSNDIVYAASQVPTLPFSKRYSKTGENLGAGAGGSVRLMKRVSDGQVFAVKEFRAKFDHESKRDYVKKITSEYCIGTTLRHPNIIATIEIVYENNRIFQVMEYCDYDLFAIVMSNKMSYEEICCCFKQILTGIEYLHSIGLAHRDMKLDNCVINSQGIVKLIDFGAAVVFSYPHSKTLVESSGIVGSDPYLAPEVCIFTKYDPRPVDIWSVAILFACMVLKKFPWKIPKLRDNSFKLFCSGRDCDSLSTLVTRTPKPPSYDNVIQSGTADEPAPKSNNPSDPNNTNIGPQRLLHSLPEECQHIIGRMVDLAPACRANIEEVLNDPWVQSIDMCTVEVDEHGHSTVVPGLDHKHTQVDQSEAHIAGLEKKKKGK
- the NOP6 gene encoding Nop6p, with product MAEEQKLTKKQLKAQQFKKSKDEREQDKEDKKRQREEEEQKKAEAEAAPKKKRKTRRGKGGKTKKGNRFIVFVGNLPHGTTASQLQAHFKASSPDHIRMRPDKGIAFLEFDGDKDHENIQRRMDVALLQHKTTLADRKINVELTVGGGGNSATRLEKLRSKNEKLDQERSQRMTKLISDSRSKKTGADAAQQAKTPASDSTKSSSVPPGIHPDRARLIK